The following coding sequences lie in one Manis javanica isolate MJ-LG chromosome X, MJ_LKY, whole genome shotgun sequence genomic window:
- the TENT5D gene encoding terminal nucleotidyltransferase 5D, giving the protein MSEIRFSNLTWDQVITLNQVLDEVIPVHGRGHFPTLEVKPKYIIHVVKDQLIGQEIIVKRTRLNGSTASHNGISYKDLDIIFGVELPSDQQFQVVKDTVLGCLLDFLLESVKKEKITLKTMKAAYVQKMVKVCNKHDRWSLISLSNNTGKNVELKFVNSLRRQFEFSVDSFQIVLDPMLEFYSDKNAKLNKESYPVVVVETMYGNFQEAMTHLQYKLISRRKPEEIRGGGLLNYSNLLDHNFKPACEAEIKILECYMCSRFFIDFPDVAEQQKNIESYLHNHFIGEENNKYNYLMTLCGVVNESTVCLMGYKRRQTLNMITLMALKVLGEHNSLPNTNNVTCFYQPAPYFAAEGG; this is encoded by the coding sequence ATGTCTGAAATCAGATTCAGCAATCTCACATGGGATCAAGTTATAACACTGAATCAAGTGTTAGATGAAGTAATTCCAGTCCATGGAAGGGGGCATTTCCCCACATTGGAGGTAAAACCAAAATATATCATTCATGTTGTGAAAGATCAACTAATAGGGCAAGAAATTATTGTTAAGCGTACCCGATTGAATGGTTCCACAGCCAGCCACAATGGAATCAGCTATAAGGATCTAGATATTATTTTTGGCGTTGAACTACCAAGTGATCAGCAATTTCAGGTTGTTAAGGATACAGTTCTAGGTTGCCTGCTTGACTTTTTACTGGAAagtgttaaaaaggaaaagatcacTCTAAAGACCATGAAAGCGGCTTATGTGCAGAAGATGGTCAAAGTTTGCAATAAGCATGATCGTTGGAGTCTCATCTCTCTTTCAAATAATACTGGGAAGAATGTAGAGCTAAAATTTGTGAATTCACTCAGACGACAATTTGAGTTTAGTGTAGATTCCTTTCAAATTGTTTTGGATCCCATGTTAGAATTCTACAGTGACAAAAATGCTAAGCTAAACAAAGAATCCTATCCTGTTGTGGTAGTTGAAACTATGTATGGAAACTTCCAAGAAGCAATGACACATTTGCAGTACAAGCTGATATCTCGCAGAAAACCTGAAGAGATTAGAGGTGGTGGCCTTCTGAACTATAGCAACTTGCTAGATCATAATTTTAAGCCAGCTTGTGAAGCAGAAATCAAGATTCTGGAATGTTATATGTGTTCTAGATTCTTCATTGATTTTCCTGATGTAGCAGAACAGCAAAAGAACATTGAATCATATCTCCACAACCATTTCATAGgtgaagaaaataacaagtataaCTACCTTATGACCTTGTGTGGAGTTGTGAATGAAAGCACTGTTTGCCTCATGGGTTACAAGAGAAGACAGACCCTTAATATGATCACCCTTATGGCTTTAAAAGTACTTGGAGAGCACAATAGCCTACCCAATACAAACAATGTAACTTGCTTTTATCAGCCTGCTCCATACTTTGCTGCTGAGGGAGGGTAG